Below is a window of Frigoribacterium sp. SL97 DNA.
CTCGGCCACGATGCGTCCCTCGGCCATGACGATCACCCAGTCCGAGATGTGGCGGACCATGTGCATGTCGTGCTCGACGAAGAGCACCGTGGTGCCGTCGTCGCGCAGGCTCTGGATGTGCCCCAGCAGCGACTGCGTCAGCGCCGGGTTCACGCCGGCCATCGGCTCGTCGAGCATGATCATGGCCGGGTCGCTCATCAGGGCACGGGCCATCTCGAGCAGCTTGCGCTGGCCGCCCGAGAGGCTGCCGGCGAAGTCGTCCTTCTTCTCGAGCAGCTTGAACCGGGCGAGGAGGTCCTCGGCCTTGGCCTCGATCTCGCGCTCGCGCTTGCGCCAGAGCGGCGCGACGATCGCGACGAAGAAGTTCTCCCCGGGCTGGTCCTTCGCGCCCAGGAGCATGTTCTGCATCACCGTGAGCCGCGAGAGCGCCTTGGTGAGCTGGAACGTGCGCACCATGCCCGAGCGGGCGACCTTGGCGGCGCCGACGTTGCCCATGGCCTTGCCCTCGAACACCCACTTCGCGACGCCCGGGCCGCTGCGCTTGAACGCCGTGGGCGCGGACGAGGCCTTGTCGAAGCCGGTCAGCAGGTTGAAGAAGGTCGTCTTGCCGGCGCCGTTGGGGCCGATCAGCGCCGTGATGGCACCGCGCTGCACCTCGACGTGGCCGACGTCGACGGCGGTCATGCCGCCGAAGCGTCGGACGACGTTGTCGACCGTGAGGATCGGGTCGGGCTTGGCCGCCCCGGGGGTCCGCTCGACCGTGGTGAGCTTCGAACGCAGGACGCTGCGGTCGTAGTCGTAGCCCTCGCGGCGGGGCAGCGTGCTGCCGCTCGAGGCCGGTCCGTTGGTGGTGCTCGAGGTGTCAGACACTGAACGCCAACTCCTTCTTCTTTCCGAGGATGCCCTGTGGCCTGAAGATGATCAGCAGCATGAGGGCGATGCCGACGAGGATGTACGAGAACTGCTCGGCCTGCTGGCCGTTCATGATGCTCGACGGGATGAAGTCGCCGGCGAGGGTGCGCACCAGCAG
It encodes the following:
- a CDS encoding ABC transporter ATP-binding protein, producing MPRREGYDYDRSVLRSKLTTVERTPGAAKPDPILTVDNVVRRFGGMTAVDVGHVEVQRGAITALIGPNGAGKTTFFNLLTGFDKASSAPTAFKRSGPGVAKWVFEGKAMGNVGAAKVARSGMVRTFQLTKALSRLTVMQNMLLGAKDQPGENFFVAIVAPLWRKREREIEAKAEDLLARFKLLEKKDDFAGSLSGGQRKLLEMARALMSDPAMIMLDEPMAGVNPALTQSLLGHIQSLRDDGTTVLFVEHDMHMVRHISDWVIVMAEGRIVAEGPADTVMDDQAVIDAYLGAHHDTDLGDDSLLDDATLEQLEEEVAREDAARAAEATSASSSTGGVAGRDLPGHPDPSTPQATNAADDQLSDGRQSGDKR